A segment of the Bordetella flabilis genome:
CAGGGCGATGATGTCGGCCACGCACTGCTGGTCGGCCGAAAGCGCGGTGGCGGCCGCCACTTGCGAGATCTGGCTGGCGCAGGACGTGGATTGCGAGATCAGCGTGGACATCGCCTTGACGAGCCAGACGGGACCGGCCGCATAGCCGAGCCGCCAGCCTGTCATCGCATAGGCCTTTGAAACGCCATTGACCAGCAGTACGCGCGGCGCCAGGGCCGGATTCACGTTCAGCACGGAAACGTACGGTGTACCGTAGCAAAAGTGCTCGTAGATTTCGTCCACCATCAAGAGCACGTGCGGATGGCGCTCCAGCACGGCCAACAGCGCGGCCAGCTCGGTTTCGCTGTATACGGACCCCGATGGATTATTGGGAGCGTTCAGCAGCAGCCACTTGGTGCGCGGCGTGATCGCCGCCTCGAGCGCGTCCGGGCTGATCTTGAAACCCCGTGCCTCGGTGGTGGGCAGAATAATCGGCTCGCCGTCATTGAGCAGCACCATGTCGGGATAAGAAACCCAGTACGGCGTAGGAATGATGACTTCATCGCCTGGATCGAGCGTTGCCTGCAGCGCCGAGAAGATCAGCTGCTTGGCGCCCGTACCGGCCACGAGTTGATCCAATTCGAAGGAAAGGCGGTTTTCACGCCGGTATTTCTGCTGAACCGCCGCCAGAAGCTCGGGGATCCCGGAGGACGCGGTGTACTTCACCGATCCGCTTTCGATCGCGGCGACACCGGCCCGGGCGATGTGCGCCGGCGTACTTACGTCCGGCTCACCGATGGTGAAGTCGATAATCGTCCGCCCTTCACGCCGCAACGTGTCGACCTTGAACTTCGCCGCCATGCTCGGTGAAGGCTTGATGGCGGCCATGCGCTTCGCCAGGAGGTTGGGCGACGTGGAATGGGAAGTGGTGCTCATATTCGCAGGCTTACAGCAGATTCTTCGCTTCGAGCACGGGATGCAGCCAGCTCTGTCGCTCTGCGCCCGCCGCGATCTCGGCCATAATCCTTTCTTCCTTGGCGGCGTGGGCCCGCGCCTTCTCGACCAAGGCGTGTGCCTGACCGACCGGGAAGGACACGATGCCATCTTCATCGGCCACGATGACATCGCCCGGCTGGATCACCTGCCCGCCGATGCTGACCGGCACGTTGACCTCGCCGGGACCATCCTTGTACGGACCGCGGTGCACATGGCCTCGCGCATAACAAGGGAAATCGTCGTTTTCGAATGCCGCGACGTCGCGGACTGCGCCATCGACGATCAGGCCCGCGCAACCGCGCTGCTGCAGATAGCGCTTCATGATTTCGCCCACGCAGGCATTGCCCACGTCGCCGCCGGCATCGACCACCAGCACGTGGCCTGGCTGCAGCAGCGTCATGGCTTTATAGATGAACAGGTTATCGCCCGGCCGCGTCTTGACCGTGAGCGCCGAGCCAACCAGCTTGCCACGTCGGTTGTAGCGGCGCAGGCCCACCACGCCGTGCTGGCGATGGAGGTTGTCGCTGAGATGCGGGGTGACGATCGAGTGCAACGCAGCTGCCAGTTCCGCCGGTAGCACCGGCGGTGCCGCATTGAGGGTGAAGGATGAAGAGTTCTGCATGGTAAGGGCTCCAGAAGCGGCCATCATGCAGAAAACGCCAACACGCAAAAAGGGAATTTAAGGCTTCGGGTTTCATTCCCCGAGGGAATAAGAAGGGGTCCACTGCACCATGCATTACCTCTTCCGCCCGAGAAAAACACCACGCTGGCAGGCACTTACAGCAGCTTGCGGATTGGTGGGTCTGCTCCGGGCTTATGCCAGTCGTTCTACCTTGAAGGGGCAAAACCGCGGCCCGACCAAGGGAAAATCCCCATATCTGCTGACTGCCGCTGAAAGGGAACCTGCCGCGCCTCAACGATGACGGGATATCGCCAACTTACGGCATCGTCACGCAGGCGCTGGTCCTCCACCGCGCCGCAGCGGAGCCGGGCCGGGGTCCTGCGCAGGTCCCGCGAGGGATCGACCCATGATGCTGCATAGTCTTCAATTGACGCATGGTTTCTGTTTGATAGAATGCAGTTCTGCCCAACAAAACGACAGCGGCGCGCGTGAAGTCATGGCTTCCGCAGTAGAACCGCTCACCCGCAGGCAAGACCCGCAAAGGACAAAGCGTGATTCAGGGAACAGGCGCACACATACGCGCGAACGGCATCCGCCAGCACTACCTGCACTTTGGGGGTGCCGGCCCTGCCGTGCTGATCGTCCCGGGCATTGTCAGTCCCGCCATCCTCTGGCGCCACGTCGGCGATTGGCTGGCTCCTGGCCATGACTGCTACGTGCTCGATGTCCGAGGCCGCGGACTCAGCGAGGCCGGGCCGCATCTCGACTACGGCGTCGACGCATGCGCCCAGGATGTGACTGCGTTCATCGAGGCGTTGAACATCGATCGACCCATCGTGCTGGGCCACTCCATGGGCGGACGGATCGCGTTGCGTGCGGCGGCGTCGGCGCCGGGGGTGTTCGGCGGGCTGCTGCTGGTGGACCCGCCCACCAGCGGCCCTGGGCGGCGAGCCTATCCTGTCCCCAAGGCAAGGACCCTGGACCTGCTGCGCGCAGCACACAGGGGCGACGGCCTGCAAGCAATACAACGCAGCAGCGTCGCCCCATGGCCGGAAGACCTGCGGCAGTTGCGTGCGGAATGGCTGTCCACGTGCGACGAACGCGCGGTACACGTGGCCTACGACGATTTCGACGGCCAGGACATCTTCGCCGATCTCGCGCAAATCAAGGAACCACTCTTCCTGCTTTGCGCCGGCAACGGCGGTGTCGTCTCCGACGACGACATCGCCGAAATGAAGCAGTTGCGCAGCGACCTGCACGCGACCCGATTGCCCGGCGTCGGCCACCAGATGCAAGCTGAGAACTTCGAAGCATTCAAGCAGGCATTGGGCGGCATTCTGTCCGCGCATATCAAGAACCTGGGCAGAGCGCCCACCTGACACCCTGAGCCGCCGGGCGACGCATGCCCGACATCGTCCGACCATAGAAGGGGATCGCGATTGAAACTCGATGCGGAAGTGCTGGAGCTGTTCACGAAAGAGATGGCGCTATGTGGCGTCAAGGCCGGCGAGACGGTTGTCGTATTGACCGCCGAGGATGAATGGCAGGAGAACGCCTATGCCTTCATGGCGGCGGCCCAGAGCCTGGGCGCGAAGACCTTCAATCTGAACGTACGCCGGGAGCAGCGAAATGCCGTGGGCGTGCAAGGCCGCCATCCGCTGGTCGGCAATGAACTTGCCATGCGCACACTGAAGTCAGCCGACATGGTGATCGATATGGTCGGGCTGCTGTTTTCGCGCGAACAGGCGGAAATCCAGGCTGCCGGCGTGCGCATCCTTCGTGTGATGGAGCCCTTTCATGTCCTGAAGCAGATGTTCCCCACGGAAGATTTGCGGCGGCGCGTCGAATATGCCAAGGGCATCATGGAACAAGCGAAGCAGCTGCGGTTCACCTCCGCCGCCGGCACCGACGTCACTTACCAGTTGGGCCAGTATCCGGTGATCTCCGAATACGGCTACACCCATGAAGCCGGCCGGTGGGACCACTTTCCGTCGGGATTTTCCTTTACGCAGGGCAACGATGGCGGCGTAAACGGCACTGTCGTCCTGCAGCCGGGCGATATCCTTTGCGCCTTCAAAAAATACGTGGAAACGCCGGTCACCTTGAAGATCAAGGACGGGAATGTGGTCGACATATCCGGCGCCGGCGTGGACGCGCATCTCATCGACAGCTACATCAAAAGCTTCGATGACGATCGGGCCTATGCGGTCTCGCACATAGGCTGGGGACTGAACGAGAAAGCACGCTGGTACCAGTTCGCGGTAACGCGGCAATTGCCGTCGGAGCACGTCATGAACGCGCTGGCCTTCTATGGCAATGTGCTTTTCTCGCTGGGGCCGAACCTGGAAGTCGGCGGGGATAACGACACGGCATGCCACCTGGACCTGCCGATGCGCCTATGCAGCCTTTGGCTGGACGATACGCAGATCCTGAAGGATGGCGATGTCGTCCATCCCGAAATGCGCGTCGATCGTCATGCTTGAACCGCGCGCCGCGCAACGGGGGGCGATATCGCCCTAGCCCGCTGCTTCCCCCAACGCCGCTGGCCTGCTCTTGGCGTGCCAGCTCTCGAATATCGAAGCATCGCCGCCCAGCCGACGCGTAAGATCGGCCGCGGCCGCCAACAGGCGCGCGGACATCGAAGGCAGCAACTCCACCGAAAACCGTGCGGCCGGCCCGGACAGGGCCAAGGCTCCGCGCAAATTCTTCTGCGGGCCGAACACAGGCGCGGCAATCGCGGCGATATCCGGTTCCCGTTCGCCCACCGTAATGATGTAAGGCTGCTCCGGCGTCCTCGACGGCGGAGTCATCGTGGGATCGAACGCGGTAAGCACCCGTCCGGCGGCGCCCTTATCGAGCGGCACCAGGTCTCCCGTCCGGATATGGTCACGTATCGACCGGGGCGAATCCACCCGGAAAAGACAAACGCGGTGATCGCCTTCGCGTGTGAAAAAAGAAGCGCCTTCTTCGGTCTCCTGCACCAGGCGGCGCAGGATAGGCGGCACATGGTCGTCCAGACGCAGGGCCGACTGATAAAGCCCGCCCCAATGCAAGAGCATCGACCCCAGCTGATAGCTGCCGTCGTCCAGCCGCACGATGCAGTGTTCCTGAACCAAGGTCGTCAGCAAACGCAGGATGGTGCTTTTGTACATCTTGGTTCGCCGCGCGAGCTCGTTCAGCGATAGCGAACTGTCTCCCGCGCGGAAGGCGTTGAGTATCGCGATCGCTCGTTCCACCGCCGCGACGCCACCCGCCTTTGTGTCGCTTTCCGGTTCTTCCGACATTTTTCGCCTGATCTAGTGCATGTCCTAGTTGACATTGTAGCGTACCGTTCTGCAGAATACAGTTCTTCTAGTCAGAACGGACGCACAGGCGGCATTGCGCCGGCGACGCGTCCGGACAACTTCCAAGGGGAAATCAACGATGAACCACTCAGGATGGAAAAAGCTCCTGGCCGGCCTGGCATGCGGCATTTGCCTGATGAGCACGGCCCAAGCCGATACGTATCCAAGCAAGCCGATCACCATCGTGGCGCCCTACCCGCCAGGCGGCGCCACCGACCTGTACGCGCGCTCCGTCGCCGCCGGCCTGGGCGAGCTGGGCCAGTCCGTGGTGGTGGACAACCGCGCGGGCGCATCGGGGATCATCGGCGCGGACTACGTGTCGCGGATGCCGGCCGACGGCTACACCATGCTTATCGGCGCCTCGTCGATGTTCTCGGTGCTGCCGCTGTTGAGCAAGCGGATGGACGGCGTCTATCAGAAGATCGAGCCGGTCTCCATCCTGGGCTTCAACCCTTCGTACGTCGTCGTGCCGTCCACGCTGCCGGTCAATACGATCCAGGAACTGCTCGATTTCCTTAAAAAGAATCCCGGGAAGTACGGTTACGGATCGGCGGGTACCGGCACCTCGCAGCACGTATTCATGGAGCTCTTCAAACAACGTGCAGGCATCGATGTTTTCCCGGTGCAGTACAAGGGCAGTTCGCCGATGGTCGTGGACCTGATCGCCGAACGCGTCGTCATGGCGATCGAGCAAGGACCCGCGGTATTGTCGTACATCAAGTCGGGGAAGCTGAAAGCCCTGGCCGTCACGACAACGAAGCGATCGGAAGCCCTGCCCGACGTTCCGACCCTGGGCGAAACCGTGCTGCCGGGCTTCGAAGCCGTCACCTGGTTCGCCCTGTACGCGCCCAAAGGCGTCCCCCAGAACGTCATCGACAAGCTGGTCCCGCAAATCGCGAAGACAATGGCGTCGAAGGAAGTGAAGGAACGGCTGGGCGCTGTCGGCGTCGAGCCCGCCTCCAGCACGCCCCAGGCCCTCGTGAAGCGGCAAGCGGAAGAAACCGCTCTGTGGAAGGACGTCATCACGCGCTCGAAGATCTCGCTCGAAGACTAAACGGGGACCCTTCCATGCATCCCAAGCCCCAGTTCTCACTCAGTACCGAGCCGCGCGCAGACTATCTGGAAAAGGTCACCGGCGCGGCGACCTACGCCAGCGACGTGGCGGTACCGAACATGCTGCACGGAAAGATCCTGCGCAGCACGGTGCCGCATGCACGCATCGCGAGGCTGGACGTGAGCGCGGCGCTCGCCATCCCGGGCGTCGTGGCCATCCTGACGGGCGATGACCTGAAGGATCTGCCCGGTACCGAGATCCGCTGGGGATTGTCGCTGCGCGATCGTCCTGTGATCGCGCTGGACAAGGTGCGTTATGTGGGCGACCCCGTCGCCGCGGTGGCGGCGATCGACGAAGCCACCGCGGAGGCGGCCGTCGACGCCATCGTCGTGGCCTACGAGACGCTGCCGCATTCGACGACCGTCCAGGAGGCACTGGGGGAAGGCGCGGCGCTGGTCCACGAAGAGATGGATGTCCTCAAGGACTATTACTTCAAGGGTCATTGCACGCCGGTGCCGGGGACCAATCAGTTTCAGCGGTGGTCCTATGAAAGCGGCGACGTCGATAAGGTCTTCCAGAGCGATGTAAAGATTTTCGAGGACACCTTCACCTTTCCGATGGTTTTCCACTACGCGATGGAACCGCACGTCTGCGTCGCGCACTGGAAGCCGAACTCCCTGGAGCTATGGAGCGGCGGCCAAACGCCCACCGCCATCCAGCGCGTGTGTTCGGAAGTACTGGGCGTGCCCCTGGCCTGCGTACGCGTGCACTCCCCTTATGTCGGCGGCGGCTTTGGCGGCAAGGCGTCGGTGAAGATCGACCCGCTGGTCGCGGCGCTGTCGTGGAAAGCGCGCGCGCCTGTCCGCGTCTGCCTGACGATCGCCGAGTCCATGCTCACATGCCGTCGCCTGGACGCCGAAGTAACGCTGAAGACCGCCGTCGACCAAAGCGGCAGGATAGTCGCCAAGGCGGTGCGCGCGGTGGTGAACGGCGGCGCCTACGCGGATACCGGGCCGGCCATCGCGGTCAAGGCTGCGATCCGCGCGATCGGGCCTTATCACATACCCAATCTTCGACTCGAAGCCATAGGCGTCTACACGAATACCGTGCCCGGCGCGGCCTTCCGCTCGATCGGCGGTCCGCAGGCCGTATGGGCCACCGAGTCGCAGATGGACATCATCGCCGATGCCATGGGCCAGGACCCCATCGAGTTCCGCATGCTGAACCTGGCGGAGAAAGGCCAGACGCTGAAACATGACCTGCGGCCCATCGACGTCGATATGCGACGCTCGCTGCGCGCGGCCCTCGATACGCTGAAAAACCTGCCGCAGCCCAAATACGAAGGGCGCCGGGGACTGGGCGTGGCCGTCGGCGCGACGGACCCAGGGATCATGCCCATCGGTGGCGCCATCGTCCGCCTGCGCGCAGACGGCTCGGTCAACGTCTCGGCAAATACGGTCGAGATCGGGCAAGGCAGCCGCGGCGTTCTGCGCATCATCGCCTCCAGGATGCTCGACCAGCCGCTCAGGATGATCGCCGTCGCGCAGCCGGACACTTTGCAGGCCCCCTACGATTGGGGCACCGGCGCCAGCCGCTCGACCGTCATCATCGGTCTGGCCGTGCAACTGGCCTGCGAAGACATTCTGCGCCAGGTCCGCGAGACCGCCGCGCAGGTGCTGGGCGGATCGCCGGATGACTACAAGCTGGTGGAGGGGGCCGTCGAAGGGCCGGATGGCTCGATCGCCTTCATGGAGCTGCTGCGGCGCTTCAACGGCATGGCCGCCGGCGAGTTCCTGGGCGTGGGCCGCGTCAACCCGAACACCAGGGACGGCGCTTTCAAGCTCCAGCCCCTGTTCTGGGAAACCGGCGCTGGCGCGTTCGAGATCGCGGTCGACGAAGGCACCGGCGCCATCCGCATCCTGCGCGCAGCAGGCGCCGCCGATCTTGGCCATGTGATCAACCCCAAGGCCGCCGAAGGCCAGGACGAAGGGGCCATGGTGATGGGCCTGGGGCACACGCTGTCGGAGGAATACCTCTACGAGGACGGCCAGGTCGTGAACGGGACTTTGTTTGATTACAAGGTTCCGACGATGGAGGAAGTTCCCGACCACGTCGGCACTACCTTGATAGAAAGCGGCGACGGGCCCGGCCCGTTCGGCGCACGCGGGGGCGGCGAAGGAGCGATCCTGCCTGTGGCGCCCGCCGTGGCCAATGCCCTGTTCCAGAGATGGGGCATCCGGCTGAAAGAGCTGCCGCTGACCCCGGAACGCGTCTGGCGCGCGTTGAGAGACAAGAACCTGACCAACAAATAACACCGACGCCATGGACTTCAGAATTGATGCGCTATTGCCCGCGACCGCCTCGCAACTGTGGGCCATCTTTTTCGACGTAAAGCGGGTGGCCACCCTTATCCCCGGCTGCGAGAACGTCGTGGAGGTGGAGAAGCTCAAAACCTTTTCCGCCGTCATGAGGCAGAAGATCGGTCCGTTCAAGCTTGAAGTGCCTACCCGCATCGACATCGATTCCTACGAGATCGAACGGCAGGTGTCGCTCAAGGCGATAGGTACCGATAAGGCGACCGGCACCACCATCGATGTCCGGATGGTGGTCAATCTCGATGAGCAACGCGATGGCGATGACGTGCTGTGCAAGCTGGACGTCAGCGCCAGTATGCAGGTGGCCGGGCGCCTGGCGTCCCTGGGCTATCCGATCGTGCGCAAGCGGTCGGAGCAATTGTTCGCAGAATTCGAGGCGCGCCTGCGCTCGGAGCTGGCGCATCTGGACGGCAGTCAGTCCGCGACGGTGGGTAGTGCGTCCACGACCCCGGCTGGCACCCCAAGCACAGCCCTGGGAACAGCATCGGCCTCACCATCGGAAGCGCAACCCATCCCGCCGCGCGGCGTGGCGCCGGGATCCACCGGGGATGCCGCCGACATGCGTGGTCACGCCGGAATACCCCCACAGCGCCCCTCCGCGGAACGATTGCCGCCTCCTCATACGGCGCCGGCCGCGGGCAGCCCCAGGAGCGGCGTAACCGAACTGGTCTTCCTCTGGCCGCGCCTGGGCATCAACGTCGCTGTGGCCATCGGCGTCGCGCATGGCGCCGTCGCCTTCGGGGAGTCGCCGTGGTGGTGGCTCGCCGCTCCCTTGCTGGGCGTGGCCGCCAGCCTGGGCAAGCGGGGTAGCTGATGCGGCCCAAGAAATTCTTCCTGCATCGGCCGAAGGACCTGGACGAAGCAATCAGGCTGAAAGCCGCGCATGGCGATGCCGCGACATTCCATGCCGGCGGCACCGAGCTTCTTGTCGCCCTCAAAGCCCACGTGCTGCGCTACGAGCATGTCATCGACCTGAAGCAGATCGCCGCGCTCAAGGGTGTCCGCCTGAGAGACGACGGCACGATATCGATAGGGTCGCTGACATCGCACGACACCATTGCGAACGACCCGATCATCCGCGACTCGCTGCCGGGATATGCCGAGCTCAGCGAGCATGTGGCCAACATCCGCGTTCGGATCGCGGGCACGCTGGGCGGCGTACTGTGCTTCGCCGAACCGCACGCCGACGCGCCGACCATGCTGTGCGCTTTGGACGCCTGGGTGGTCCTGCTCGGCCCAGGGGGTCAGAGGGAGGTGCCGTCCCGGGATTTCCATCTGGGCGAGTTCGCGACCGCTCGCGAGGACGACGAGGTCCTGGCTTCCATAGAAGTCGCGCCGCAATCGACCGGCACGCGATCGGCCTATCGGTCCTTCGGCCATACCGAGCGGCCAGCCGTCGGAGTCGCGGCCGTCTGGTCGACCGATAACGCGCAACGGCTCAGCCTGTGGGCGGGCGCGATATCCGCCAGCCCTGTCCGCCTGGCCCGTGCCGAAGAGGCCGCCGAGGACCTGGCTGCGGAACTTCCTGCCGAAGAAATATGGACGCGTCTGCGGGATGCGGTCGCGGCTGACGCGGTAGCCATCGACGCCCATGACGATCTGCACGGGGGCGCCGATTACAAACGACATCTGGTTTCCGTTCTTGCCGAACGGGCCATCAAGGCGTGCCTGCCATGAACCATAGCGAATCCGAATTTCCCATGATGCGCGTGGATCTCAAGGTCAACGGCACGGCTACCTCCGTTGAAGTCGAGCCTTGCGAAATGTTGATCGACGTGCTGCGCGATCGGCTGCAGCTCAAGGGCACCAAGCGTTCCTGCGACGTGCAGGTCTGCGGCGCCTGCACGGTGCTGGTGGACGGCAATCCGACCTCCAGCTGCACGACGCTGTGCGCGGACGCGCATGAGCGCGAAGTCACCACCATCGAAGGGCTGGCCGACGGCAAACGCCTGGACCCCGTCCAGCGCGCTTTCATTGCACATGGCGCCCTGCAGTGCGGCTTCTGCACGCCCGGCATGATCCTGGCGGTCAAGGCGATGCTGGCGCGCCACGACAAGCCATCGGAGGAGACCGTGCGCCACTATCTGCGCGGCAATATCTGCAGATGCACCGGCTACGTAAAGATTCTTGAGGCCGTCATGGACCTCATCCATAACCCATCCAATTACCAATAGGAGAACCCATGTCCGACTCCAAGAACAACCGACCTCGAACGCACGTGATCATCGCGGGTGCCGGGATGGGAGGCTTGACGCTTGCGCTCGCGCTGCTGAAGAAAGGTTTTGACGTCGACATCTACGAACAATCGCCGGAGCTGCGCGAAGTGGGCGCGGGCTTGTGGATCTCGGCCAATGGCGCCCGGGTCATGGCGGCGCTGGACCTGAAGGAAAAGCTCGAAGCGATCAACCTGCCTCCGCAGGATCGCCTGATCCGCTACTGGAAAACCGGCGAAGGGAAATCGGTCTACAACCGCGGCGACACGGCATCGAAGGCCGACCATACGCTGATCCAGGTGCTGCGCGCAGAACTGCAGCGCGTGCTGTACGAAGCCGTTGTTGCGCTCAAGCCCGACGCCGTGCATTTCGGCGTCCGCTCGGTGGGCGCCGAAACGGTCGATGGCCGCGCGCGTTTGCTGCTCGATGACGGCCGCCATATCGAAGGCGACGTGGTCGTCGGCTGCGACGGCGCGCACTCCCGCGTCCGCCAGTCCATGTTCGGCCCTGCGCCGGCGCGCTATACCGGCGCCCTCGCCTGGCGCGGCCTGGCGCCCATGACCAAGCTGAAGCCCCAGCACCGCGAACCCTTGGCCTCCACCTGGGTAGGGCCGACCGCGCACGTCACGACCTACCCCGTCCAGCGCAATGGCGAGTTCTTCGTCAGCTTCTCCGCGCAGGTCGACAGCGACACATGGCACACCGAATCCTGGTCGGAGAAAGGCGATCTGGCCGACGCGCTGAAGGACTTCGAAGGCTGGCATCAGGACATCATCGATTTGTTTGTTGGATCGGAGAATCTGTTCCGGTGGGGCCTGTTCGTGCGGGATCCGCTCGAAACCTGGTCCCAGGGACAGGTCACCCTGGTTGGCGACGCCTGCCATTCCATGACGCCGTATCTGGGCATGGGCGTGAACCTGACGATGGAAGACGCCTACGTCCTGGCGCGCTGCCTGGAGCAAGACCCCGGCGACATTCCCCAGGCGCTGAAGCGCTACGACCGCGCCCGCGTGGAACGCGCGAATCGCACCAAGGCCGAATCCCTGAACATGTTCGGCATCTTCCATAGCCCCGAGCTTGGCAATAGCGAAACCGCATGGCCCTACATCAACGAGCAATGGTCCACCGAAGCCGTCCGCGAACGCTACGACTGGCTGCTGCAGTACGACGCGACGTCCGTGGAGATCTGACATCATGACCGAGGTTCTTGGAAAACGCGCGCGTCCCTGGGATGGGATCATCCCTGACAGCGAACTGGAGATCTACCGCAAGGCGGGTTGGGGAACACCGACCGGAATCGGCCGGCGGCCCGTCCTGCTGGTCATCGATGTGCAATACCGGTCGATGGGCTACGAGCCCATGCCTATCGAGAAAGCCATCGAGACCATGTCGACAAGCTGCGGCGAATACGGTTGGCGGGCGGTGCCCCATATCGCGCATCTGCTGGCGGCGTTCCGCAGAATCGGCGCCCCCGTCCTCTACCCGCACGTGGCGCCCAAGCGCTCGCATGATCGTGGCCAGTTCGAAGCCAAGGTCCCCGGAGTCATGGACGTATCCGCGCCTGACTACGATTTCGTCCAGGAAGTGCGGCCGCAGGAAGGCGACATCCAGATACCCAAGCACCAGGCCAGCGCGTTCCATGGCACCGCGCTGGCGAGCTACCTGGTCGGGCTGGGTGTGGACACGGTGGTGGTGACGGGCTGCACGACCAGCGGCTGCGTCCGGGCCACGGTCGTCGATGCCTGCGCGCTGAACTACAAGGTGGTGGTGCCACAGGATGCCGTCTACGATCGCTCGCAGGTATCCCACGCGGTGAACCTGTTCGACATGGCCAGCAAGTATGCGGACGTGATGCCCGCCGCCGAACTGGTAGAACTGTTGCAGGCTATGCGTTAGCCTTCGTCAGCGCGAGCGCTACTGCAGGAAGGACAGCCGCCGCCACGGCCTGTGTACCCATAGGCCCTGCCCGCGGCGACGTCCGGCCATCCCGGCCCCGCACCGATACATCGGTGCGATCGCGGTCTTGACCCGAGCGGATCGCACCCTATTCCTCGTCCGATTTCGTATCTTCCGCCGGCAAGGAAACCAGCCGCGCCAGGACGATGGCCGGATAAAGCTGGCCGATCAATGCTTCGAGGTTGGACAGCGATCGGGCTACCCGCGCCACTGGCGTGATGTCGCCATACCCCACGGTGGTCAGGGTGGAGAAACTGAAGTAGATCCACACCCACGGATATGCACGGCTGCTGTGTCCGTGCCCGTCCAGGCCGGTATAGGCGCCGGAATCGCGCAGGCCGACGATTTCATAGGCTGCGGCCCAGATAATGCCGAGCAGCATGTAGAGCGCGATCGCGCCCCACAAGCGATCGCGCACCTTGGCGCCCTTGCCGAACACCTTCGCGCTGATCACCAGGGCCAGCATCAACAGCGCGAAGAGCAAGGCGACGGCGCGCAGTTCCGCCGACCCGGAGGGCAAAAACCAGCCCGCCCAACGCACGGCGATTACCACCACGGCCACCAGAGTCAGCGGGATGAACGCCAAGCGCCGGTCGGACACGGCGATCGCCCCGCTGACCAGGATCAGGGAGATAAGAATGTCTTCGACGATCTGGCCCGCGCCGGAGTCCGGCGGCACCGCGACCGGCGCAACGAACACGCTCAGCACCAGGACGAAGAGCAAGGTCGTCATACTGCCCAGGCGCAGCGCGGCGGCATGTTCCAGCCATCGTCTTGAATGTGGCATGTGGTTCTCCCGCTTCGGTCCGAGTCCGGAATGCGTGCAGCTTACCCTCAGCGAGGGTGCAAGGACAGCCTAGCTTTTGCAATGGCGCGCCGGTATGCGGGCCGGACAGCGCCTTTTGGATGGCGCGCTGAACATCGAGTCCCGCCGACGTGTCAACCTGCGGGCACGGGCGGAAACGTGTTGCTGGCGCTCCTTCGCGGCCCCACCGAGTCCCGCAGGAAGATAGGAGTGAACCGAGTCAAGCCATAGGGCAAAGCTGGTTTGAGATATTGCGCCGACGGGAGCCGACCGCGCCATCCGGTGATGGGCGTCGGCATGGCCGGCGGTTCAGTGAAGCGGCTTGATATTGCGCATTCGCAGAACGCCATTCCA
Coding sequences within it:
- a CDS encoding RraA family protein, whose amino-acid sequence is MQNSSSFTLNAAPPVLPAELAAALHSIVTPHLSDNLHRQHGVVGLRRYNRRGKLVGSALTVKTRPGDNLFIYKAMTLLQPGHVLVVDAGGDVGNACVGEIMKRYLQQRGCAGLIVDGAVRDVAAFENDDFPCYARGHVHRGPYKDGPGEVNVPVSIGGQVIQPGDVIVADEDGIVSFPVGQAHALVEKARAHAAKEERIMAEIAAGAERQSWLHPVLEAKNLL
- a CDS encoding alpha/beta fold hydrolase → MIQGTGAHIRANGIRQHYLHFGGAGPAVLIVPGIVSPAILWRHVGDWLAPGHDCYVLDVRGRGLSEAGPHLDYGVDACAQDVTAFIEALNIDRPIVLGHSMGGRIALRAAASAPGVFGGLLLVDPPTSGPGRRAYPVPKARTLDLLRAAHRGDGLQAIQRSSVAPWPEDLRQLRAEWLSTCDERAVHVAYDDFDGQDIFADLAQIKEPLFLLCAGNGGVVSDDDIAEMKQLRSDLHATRLPGVGHQMQAENFEAFKQALGGILSAHIKNLGRAPT
- a CDS encoding aminotransferase class I/II-fold pyridoxal phosphate-dependent enzyme is translated as MSTTSHSTSPNLLAKRMAAIKPSPSMAAKFKVDTLRREGRTIIDFTIGEPDVSTPAHIARAGVAAIESGSVKYTASSGIPELLAAVQQKYRRENRLSFELDQLVAGTGAKQLIFSALQATLDPGDEVIIPTPYWVSYPDMVLLNDGEPIILPTTEARGFKISPDALEAAITPRTKWLLLNAPNNPSGSVYSETELAALLAVLERHPHVLLMVDEIYEHFCYGTPYVSVLNVNPALAPRVLLVNGVSKAYAMTGWRLGYAAGPVWLVKAMSTLISQSTSCASQISQVAAATALSADQQCVADIIALYRERRDLIAGLLDGIPFMSCPRPAGAFYVFPNIQGFIGKRTPGGKTIGNDLDFVHYLLDAAGVAVLDGTAYGNPGHIRLSFATDVDTIRRGCEEISLACGQLN
- a CDS encoding 2,5-dihydroxypyridine 5,6-dioxygenase, coding for MKLDAEVLELFTKEMALCGVKAGETVVVLTAEDEWQENAYAFMAAAQSLGAKTFNLNVRREQRNAVGVQGRHPLVGNELAMRTLKSADMVIDMVGLLFSREQAEIQAAGVRILRVMEPFHVLKQMFPTEDLRRRVEYAKGIMEQAKQLRFTSAAGTDVTYQLGQYPVISEYGYTHEAGRWDHFPSGFSFTQGNDGGVNGTVVLQPGDILCAFKKYVETPVTLKIKDGNVVDISGAGVDAHLIDSYIKSFDDDRAYAVSHIGWGLNEKARWYQFAVTRQLPSEHVMNALAFYGNVLFSLGPNLEVGGDNDTACHLDLPMRLCSLWLDDTQILKDGDVVHPEMRVDRHA
- a CDS encoding Bug family tripartite tricarboxylate transporter substrate binding protein, which translates into the protein MNHSGWKKLLAGLACGICLMSTAQADTYPSKPITIVAPYPPGGATDLYARSVAAGLGELGQSVVVDNRAGASGIIGADYVSRMPADGYTMLIGASSMFSVLPLLSKRMDGVYQKIEPVSILGFNPSYVVVPSTLPVNTIQELLDFLKKNPGKYGYGSAGTGTSQHVFMELFKQRAGIDVFPVQYKGSSPMVVDLIAERVVMAIEQGPAVLSYIKSGKLKALAVTTTKRSEALPDVPTLGETVLPGFEAVTWFALYAPKGVPQNVIDKLVPQIAKTMASKEVKERLGAVGVEPASSTPQALVKRQAEETALWKDVITRSKISLED
- a CDS encoding IclR family transcriptional regulator, producing the protein MSEEPESDTKAGGVAAVERAIAILNAFRAGDSSLSLNELARRTKMYKSTILRLLTTLVQEHCIVRLDDGSYQLGSMLLHWGGLYQSALRLDDHVPPILRRLVQETEEGASFFTREGDHRVCLFRVDSPRSIRDHIRTGDLVPLDKGAAGRVLTAFDPTMTPPSRTPEQPYIITVGEREPDIAAIAAPVFGPQKNLRGALALSGPAARFSVELLPSMSARLLAAAADLTRRLGGDASIFESWHAKSRPAALGEAAG